In Helicobacter sp. 11S03491-1, the genomic stretch CCAATCCAAATTGTTCAACAATCCAAATGGTGCAGGTTTTATACCCTTTGCATAAAAAATTTGAAATCAAAAGGGTAGATGTAAGCACTTATCAGGCAGTCAGCGGTGCCGGAAAAAAGGGGATGGAAGAGCTTGTAATGCAAATGCAGAAATTTTTTGCATTTGAACTTGATGAGTGCGAACCCAAAGCATTTGCTCACCGCATTGCTTTGAATTTGATCCCCCATATTGATGTCTTTATGCCTAATGATTATACAAAAGAAGAAATGAAAATGCTCAAAGAGACAAACAAAATCCTCCATAGTGATTTTGCTTTAAGCGCAACATGTGTGCGGGTCCCTGTTTTGAGAAGTCATAGCGAGGCAATTACTATTCATTTTTCTACAGAAGTTGAGGTTATTCAAGCAAGAGAAATTCTTCAAAAATCTCCAAATATTGTAGTGGTTGATAACCCTCAAGAAAGTCTTTACCCCATGCCTGCCCTTGCTACAGATACAGATGAGACTTATGTAGGTAGGATTCGAAGCGATCTTTATGATAAGAAAATTTTGCATTTATGGTGCGTGGCTGATCAAATACGGGTAGGCGCAGCTACTAACGCAGTCAAAATTGCTCAAAAATGGACGCAAATCCAAGGCTAGGAATATCAAAATAGTTCCTCAATATCTAATCTTTCTCTGGCAATGAGAGTGGAAGGATAGAGGATTTGCAAATGAGGTAAGAGAATTTTATGATTGAGGGTAGGGTCATCATCATGGCGATCCGGATAATAATTGGAGATAATCAAACAGACAAAAGATCTCCAAATCTTATAAATAATTTGTTTTTTGCAATAACTGCGCTTTTATGATTTTGCAATGCTTTGAATCTTATTTTCATTCAAAATACATATTAATTTTGCCGGATTGTCTGATAGCAAACTTTTTGGAGGAAATCTTCCTGATGACACTCTTAGCTACGTCTCCATTATTTTATAACCCACTCATAAGATATTTTATAAAATGATGTTCTATAGATATGGAATATTTGTCTTCTCCATGATTATTATTTTTTCAGTTCCATTTGGATTTCTTACCATTTATGATTATCCAAATCCAATAGCAATACAAGTTCTACAAGCTTATATTCTTTAATCTTTTCTTGCTATTATTTTTTCTTTATCAATCTCTCATGATTATTTCTCAATATAGCTTTCAGATTCTCTTATTCTTTATTGAGATTAATCATTTGAAAAATATTTTAGAGTTTATAAACATAATTATAGACTAAAATTAAATCTTAAAGTGTCTCAAAGTTCCTATTTTGATATGAGATCTTATAAGCATTCTATACTAATCCTAACCTTTCGTGTTCCAATATAGTGTCCATTGTATCAAATTATATTTTTTGGGTTATTTGTGCGCACTTAAAGACTCAGATAGTATTTATCTCCGGCAACAAACTTAATCACATAGAAATCCAAATTTAAAACTTGATGAGATTTTTGAAAAACTTCTGAGTAATCTTTGAAATATTCTCTCTTTATTCCTCAATTTCAGAAAGTGTTTTTAGAATATCTTCCATGTTGGGTTTAAAGATATGTTTGTTGCGTAATTCTTCTTCAGAGACATGTTTCC encodes the following:
- a CDS encoding aspartate-semialdehyde dehydrogenase — translated: MKKYVVAVVGASGAVGEEIFKILQERDFPIKKLVPLASARSAGEEIEALGQRYKILETTHDIFEKEGVEIAFFSAGGSVSAEFAPSATKAGALVIDNTSHFRMNPDVPLVVPEVNPDDIIQWKKTGIIANPNCSTIQMVQVLYPLHKKFEIKRVDVSTYQAVSGAGKKGMEELVMQMQKFFAFELDECEPKAFAHRIALNLIPHIDVFMPNDYTKEEMKMLKETNKILHSDFALSATCVRVPVLRSHSEAITIHFSTEVEVIQAREILQKSPNIVVVDNPQESLYPMPALATDTDETYVGRIRSDLYDKKILHLWCVADQIRVGAATNAVKIAQKWTQIQG